The following coding sequences are from one Triticum dicoccoides isolate Atlit2015 ecotype Zavitan chromosome 4A, WEW_v2.0, whole genome shotgun sequence window:
- the LOC119288003 gene encoding dnaJ homolog subfamily C member 17-like — MAAVADVDHYEVLRLPSGEEGEALSVEQIDKAYRAESRLRHPDKRPDDPAATADFQGLVTSYRLLRDESLRRQFDARLRARRGAAARAAATGVKRRRAVSDLEERERAFAARAGAGPAFDPAQLARREDKRKAADVKRELEDFFRKSVASGSASTSAHGDNKGGTPDNRTKTDKGKVLKVSWEGGADYYTAAKLDEIFRQFGEVEDIVIKTRKSRSKGSAIVVMASKVAAQTALKNHSVYNVFPVPLMVAPIEELVGSPAFAAPTSEPRASNVDGTGFSDMEASVFRKLQEAQKRKQCA; from the exons atggcggcggtggcggacgtCGACCACTACGAGGTGCTCCGGCTGCCGtcgggcgaggagggcgaggcgctgAGCGTCGAGCAGATCGACAAGGCCTACCGGGCGGAGTCGCGGCTGCGGCACCCGGACAAGCGCCCCGAcgaccccgccgccaccgccgacttCCAGGGCCTCGTCACCTCCTACAGGCTCCTACGCGACGAGTCCCTCCGCCGCCAGTTCGACGCCCGCCTCCGCGCCCGCCGCggggccgccgcccgcgccgccgccaccggggTCAAGCGGCGCAGGGCCGTGTCGGACCTGGAGGAGCGCGAGCGCGCCTTTGCTGCCCGTGCGGGAGCGGGACCGGCCTTCGACCCCGCGCAGCTGGCCAGGCGGGAGGATAAGCGCAAGGCTGCGGACGTTAAgcgcgagctggaggacttcttcagGAAGTCCGTCGCCTCTGGCTCTGCTTCCACTTCG GCACATGGAGATAACAAGGGTGGAACCCCAGATAACAGAACAAAAACTGACAAGGGGAAGGTCTTGAAGGTTTCATGGGAAGGGGGTGCAGATTACTATACTGCTGCAAAGTTGGATGAGATCTTTAGGCAATTCGGCGAGGTTGAAGACATTGTTATCAAGACCAGGAAATCAAGGAGCAAGGGTTCAGCAATTGTTGTGATGGCTTCCAAAGTGGCGGCT CAAACAGCACTGAAGAACCATTCTGTGTACAACGTCTTCCCAGTCCCATTAATGGTTGCTCCCATCGAAGAATTGGTTGGGTCACCAGCATTCGCAGCTCCAACATCTGAACCGAGGGCAAGCAACGTTGATGGAACTGGATTCAGTGATATGGAGGCATCGGTGTTCCGAAAACTTCAAGAG GCCCAGAAAAGGAAGCAATGTGCATAA
- the LOC119289769 gene encoding dnaJ homolog subfamily C member 17-like gives MAAVADVDHYEVLRLPSGEEGEALSVEQIDKAYRAQSRLRHPDKRPDDPAATADFQGLVTSYRLLRDESLRRQFDARLRARRGAAARAAATGVKRRRAVSDLEERERAFAARAGAGPAFDPAQLARREDKRKAADVKRELEDFFRKSVASGSASTSAHGDNKGGTPDNRTKTDKGKVLKVSWEGGADYYTAAKLDEIFRQFGEVEDIVIKTRKSRSKGSAIVVMASKVAAQTALKNHSVYNVFLVPLMVAPIEELVGSPAFAAPTSEPRASNVDGTGFSDMEASVFRKLQEAQKRKQCA, from the exons atggcggcggtggcggacgtCGACCACTACGAGGTGCTCCGGCTGCCGtcgggcgaggagggcgaggcgctgAGCGTCGAGCAGATCGACAAGGCCTACCGGGCGCAGTCGCGGCTGCGGCACCCGGACAAGCGCCCCGAcgaccccgccgccaccgccgacttCCAGGGCCTCGTCACCTCCTACAGGCTCCTACGCGACGAGTCCCTCCGCCGCCAGTTCGACGCCCGCCTCCGCGCCCGCCGCggggccgccgcccgcgccgccgccaccggggTCAAGCGGCGCAGGGCCGTGTCGGACCTGGAGGAGCGCGAGCGCGCCTTTGCTGCCCGTGCGGGAGCGGGACCGGCCTTCGACCCCGCGCAGCTGGCCAGGCGGGAGGATAAGCGCAAGGCTGCGGACGTTAAgcgcgagctggaggacttcttcagGAAGTCCGTCGCCTCTGGCTCTGCTTCCACTTCG GCACATGGAGATAACAAGGGTGGAACCCCAGATAACAGAACAAAAACTGACAAGGGGAAGGTCTTGAAGGTTTCATGGGAAGGGGGTGCAGATTACTATACTGCTGCAAAGTTGGATGAGATCTTTAGGCAATTCGGCGAGGTTGAAGACATTGTTATCAAGACCAGGAAATCAAGGAGCAAGGGTTCAGCAATTGTTGTGATGGCTTCCAAAGTGGCGGCT CAAACAGCACTGAAGAACCATTCTGTGTACAACGTCTTCCTAGTCCCATTAATGGTTGCTCCCATCGAAGAATTGGTTGGGTCACCAGCATTCGCAGCTCCAACATCTGAACCGAGGGCAAGCAACGTTGATGGAACTGGATTCAGTGATATGGAGGCATCGGTGTTCCGAAAACTTCAAGAG GCCCAGAAAAGGAAGCAATGTGCATAA
- the LOC119288000 gene encoding disease resistance protein RGA5-like, which yields MEAALVTVGMGVMKPLLSKLYKVLKEENSKLKGVRRQVEGTKDEMSSMEAALEALADAEQLDPEMRSWRDDVRELSYDMEDCVDDFMSRADHKHDEPMGFKWFFDKLKKLKPRHEIAGEIKKLKARAIEASKRHKRYKIYPPSPDSTTCDIDPRQHALYVDVGINDPKEHIIEWFKNEGSSTQLRVVSIVGLGGLGKTTLARAVYGSIETQFTCTAFVSVSRKPNIKNVLRDIAERVGIEENTSNDNVQRLTDRLRKHLQNEKYLVVIDDLWSTKAWKTIRDALPDNDHRSRIITSTRNHTVASCCCLQGDYIYKMKPLSFSESRKLFLERAFGSEDLCYPHLKEVCNKILEKCAGLPLAIISISSLLADEPAREEWDRALAAMGSSLAVEAGDMTKILSLSYFDLPHPMRTCLLYLSAYPEDRVIEKWSLIQKWIAEGFIHERQGWSTYQVGEYYFNELINRNLIKPANLEDKEEYGQVLACQVHDIILDFITCKAKEENFMTSFGDAEQGKTHRVRRLSLVSRSNDEMATVSGDLSHNRSLAMFGYLPQHSASDFPALGLLDFPALCVLDLGECEDLENFHLGNVEKLLLLKYLRLGSRSDSITELPEGIGKLKYLETLDMRRLRVGKLPSTMTRLQRLVRLYGGFGPTWLWNGTIGQLQSLEELTDVEILETEVGKFLQELSQLTKLRTLSVCVQRTKKEDAARFAGTLISSHNIHHLSIRQDHLNGILLGQCRYPATFGAFRQTRYGNFYIDPELLSLESWCPSNPSAFRKMCIPDYYIDKVPNWMSLLVNLRGLELCVCRIGPEDVAILGGIPALGFLKLETFYGRNGRILVRGFRSLKYFKLIVKYCGTAVEFQEGSMAKLEVLELDIKAHEVTCVNYASDFGIQHLSALTKVDLTIFGYSGFTDEIRRLIKTALGKLGNRPTLSYFDVADLCDHFETAFKQIAEDAPSSFFDRILQYINEDALSRLRVLEQKVQRAHHEGSAYVLFRRVQILEKVVPEACPQYCLGLFVAVELKLRRRGPVVYDDWLQVACSTIIHGAYCAWFCSSEFSIRVRVALPGRRWLSFSTDFHTASRVCYGVG from the exons ATGGAGGCTGCTCTCGTGACCGTTGGCATGGGGGTGATGAAGCCGCTCCTGTCCAAGCTCTACAAGGTGCTGAAGGAAGAGAACAGCAAGCTCAAGGGCGTGCGCCGTCAGGTCGAAGGCACAAAAGATGAGATGAGCAGCATGGAGGCGGCACTGGAGGCCCTAGCTGACGCCGAGCAGCTCGACCCTGAGATGAGATCTTGGAGGGACGATGTCCGTGAGCTGTCCTATGATATGGAGGACTGCGTAGATGACTTCATGTCTCGTGCTGACCACAAGCATGATGAGCCTATGGGCTTCAAGTGGTTCTTTGACAAGCTGAAGAAGCTCAAACCTCGCCATGAGATTGCCGGCGAGATCAAAAAGCTCAAGGCCCGGGCTATTGAGGCAAGCAAGAGGCACAAGAGGTATAAAATTTACCCCCCATCACCTGACTCTACCACCTGTGACATTGATCCCAGGCAGCACGCGCTTTACGTGGACGTCGGCATCAACGATCCTAAGGAGCATATCATTGAGTGGTTCAAGAATGAAGGTTCTTCTACGCAGCTTCGGGTGGTATCAATTGTTGGCCTCGGTGGTCTTGGTAAGACCACACTCGCAAGAGCGGTCTATGGATCTATCGAAACCCAATTCACGTGTACAGCTTTCGTGTCAGTTTCTCGAAAGCCTAACATCAAAAATGTTCTAAGAGACATTGCTGAAAGAGTGGGGATCGAGGAAAATACTTCCAATGATAATGTGCAACGACTTACTGATAGACTGAGAAAGCACCTCCAAAACGAAAA GTACCTTGTTGTAATTGATGATTTATGGAGCACAAAAGCATGGAAAACAATCAGGGATGCCTTACCGGATAATGATCACAGAAGCAGAATTATCACATCAACACGCAACCATACAGTTGCCTCATGTTGTTGTTTACAAGGCGATTATATTTATAAGATGAAACCCCTCAGTTTTTCTGAGTCCAGAAAGTTATTTCTTGAAAGAGCATTTGGTTCTGAGGATTTATGCTACCCTCATCTGAAAGAAGTATGTAACAAGATATTGGAAAAATGTGCGGGCTTGCCGTTGGCTATTATTTCCATATCTAGTTTGCTGGCAGATGAACCTGCAAGAGAAGAATGGGACAGGGCGCTAGCTGCTATGGGTTCTTCACTTGCAGTGGAAGCTGGCGACATGACAAAGATATTATCACTGAGTTATTTTGATCTTCCTCACCCTATGAGAACTTGTTTGTTGTATTTGAGTGCATACCCAGAAGATCGTGTTATCGAGAAATGGAGTTTGATACAAAAATGGATCGCTGAAGGATTCATCCATGAACGACAAGGGTGGAGTACATATCAAGTAGGCGAGTATTATTTTAATGAATTGATCAATAGAAACTTGATCAAACCAGCTAATTTAGAGGACAAGGAGGAGTATGGTCAGGTGTTGGCATGCCAAGTTCATGACATCATTCTTGATTTCATCACATGCAAGGCCAAAGAAGAGAACTTCATGACATCATTTGGTGATGCGGAGCAGGGGAAGACACACAGGGTTCGAAGGCTCTCCCTAGTGAGCCGCAGTAATGATGAAATGGCTACCGTGTCAGGGGATCTCTCCCATAATCGATCACTTGCTATGTTTGGGTATTTACCGCAGCATTCTGCGTCTGATTTTCCAGCTCTTGGTTTGTTGGATTTCCCTGCTCTTTGTGTGTTAGACCTAGGAGAATGTGAGGATTTAGAAAACTTTCATCTGGGAAATGTTGAAAAGTTACTTCTTCTCAAGTACTTGCGTCTGGGATCACGTTCAGATTCAATTACTGAGCTTCCAGAAGGAATTGGGAAACTCAAGTACTTAGAAACACTGGACATGCGTCGTCTCCGAGTTGGAAAACTGCCGTCAACTATGACAAGGCTTCAAAGGTTGGTCCGTCTGTATGGTGGCTTCGGACCTACTTGGTTATGGAATGGAACAATTGGACAGCTGCAGAGCTTAGAAGAGCTAACAGATGTGGAGATCTTGGAAACCGAGGTAGGGAAGTTTCTGCAAGAACTCAGTCAGCTAACCAAGCTAAGGACGTTGAGTGTATGTGTGCAAAGGACGAAAAAGGAGGACGCTGCAAGGTTTGCAGGAACATTAATATCTTCGCACAATATTCATCATCTATCTATCAGACAGGACCATCTGAATGGAATCCTGTTAGGACAGTGTAGATACCCTGCTACATTTGGTGCATTCCGGCAGACAAGGTACGGTAACTTCTACATTGATCCGGAACTCCTGTCACTGGAATCATGGTGCCCTTCTAATCCTAGTGCATTCCGGAAGATGTGCATCCCTGACTATTACATTGACAAGGTTCCAAATTGGATGAGCTTGCTTGTAAATCTCCGTGGATTAGAGCTTTGTGTGTGCCGTATTGGACCAGAAGACGTGGCGATCCTTGGAGGAATACCTGCTTTGGGTTTTCTGAAACTGGAGACTTTTTATGGCAGAAATGGAAGGATCCTTGTCCGTGGGTTCagaagtttgaaatatttcaaGTTGATCGTCAAGTATTGTGGGACTGCAGTGGAGTTTCAAGAGGGATCAATGGCTAAGCTCGAGGTCCTCGAGCTTGATATCAAGGCGCATGAGGTGACGTGCGTGAATTATGCTTCTGATTTCGGCATCCAGCACCTCTCCGCCCTCACCAAGGTGGATCTCACTATTTTTGGCTACAGTGGCTTTACGGATGAAATTCGCAGACTTATCAAAACTGCTCTTGGGAAACTTGGCAACCGTCccactctctcatattttgatgtgGCAGATTTATGTGATCATTTTGAGACGGCC TTCAAACAAATTGCGGAAGATGCCCCGTCTTCCTTTTTTGATCGGATACTCCAATATATTAATGAAGATGCTCTGTCGCGCTTGAGGGTGCTG GAACAAAAGGTGCAACGGGCCCATCACGAGGGCAGCGCTTATGTGCTCTTCCGGAGGGTTCAGATACTGGAGAAGGTGGTTCCGGAAGCGTGTCCACAGTATTGCCTCGGTTTGTTTGTTGCTGTGGAGTTGAAACTGCGGCGGCGGGGCCCCGTGGTATACGATGACTGGCTGCAGGTGGCCTGTTCGACGATCATCCATGGCGCCTACTGTGCCTGGTTTTGTTCTTCAGAGTTCTCTATCAGAGTCAGAGTTGCGCTGCCTGGCCGCAGGTGGCTGAGTTTTAGCACAGATTTTCATACAGCTTCACGCGTCTGCTACGGTGTTGGTTGA